TGTTCCATTTTTCATTCTGTCCTTTTTTATCGGTCGAATGCACTGGATTAAGAAAAATAGCCGGTTCATTATGAAGGCTGGCGGGTACTTAATGATTGTAATGGGTATCTTGCTTTACTTTAACTTTATGACAATGTTTACATCGTTCCTTGTAAATAACCTGTTTGGTGGATTTCAAGGATTTTAATGAAGAAAGGGTGTAGAAATGTGAAGGGGACAAATGACCTTATACTTAAAACGACGACAACGATTATCGTCTTTATTATTCTAGGATTTTCAATATACTTATTCTTCGCTGGTCATAATGCGCCTGGTGGAGGTTTCATCGGAGGACTTATGACGGCGGGCGCTCTGGTGCTTCTTTATATCTCTTATGGCTTTAAAACCATGAATAAGGTCATCCGCATTGATTTTAAGAACTTTATTCCGATCGGTCTTCTGATTGCTGTTCTCACTGGCGTCGGTTCCTTTCTTTTTGGACAACCGTTCTTGAGTCAGACAGACGCGTACTTTGAGCTTCCGATTCTCGGTCATTCTCACCTCGCGACAGCAATGTTATTTGATCTAGGTGTTTATTTTACGGTTGTCGGTGTTACGATGACGATTATTTTAAGCATCGCGGCAGATGAAGGCGAAGAAGAACTTTCTAAAGTAAATGGTTAATGTGAAAAGAACGGTTGTGAACCGTTCTTTTTTTCGTGCGCTTGTATTTTTTGTCTCTTCCACATACAATGGAAATGATGGGTAGTACGGTATAGGTGAGGGATGAGTATATGCTGATTTTAAGTACAGTTGTTGGAGCTATGATGGCTCTTGCGATGGTAGTAATCAGGTTGAAAGCTTCAAAAAAACCTGCAACGATAAGGAAAATAATACTTCCGCCCTTTTTTATGGCAACTGGTTTTTTGATGTTCGTTGTTCCGGATGCTAGGGTTCCGTGGTACGAAGCGATTGAAGCGCTATCAGTTGGAGCGGCTTTTTCGTTGTTATTGATTCGGACTTCTAAGTTTGAGATTAAAGATGACCAAATTTATTTAACCCGTTCAAAAGCTTTTGCGTTTATTTTGATCGGCTTACTTCTAGTGCGAATCGTTTTTAAACTAATTATTGGGGAGTCAATCCCTGTGCTTCAAACAAGCTCGCTTTTCTTCGTATTAGCGTTTGGTATGATCGTTCCATGGAGAATTTCGATGTATTATCAATTTAAGAAAACGGAACGAAGCCGAGGACACAGTGGTCGACTTCATCAAACATTACTCTAAAAAAACTCGTTTAGCAGATGCTAAACGAGTTTTTTTATTGAAGCAAATGATGATAGGGGCTCATATCAATTCGCTTTTCATTTAATTTTTTCACGAGCCATTTGTGATCTCGTTTCGGAGTAGCGATAATATACCCTCGAATTATTAAGTCTTGAGACATATCTTTCGCTTTTTCTTTTAACGCAAGCTCGCCAATTGTTCCTGCAATCTTATACTTAGCAATATCTCGAAACAATTCAGGCACAGGTGCGACTAGTTCGTCTAATAACTTTTTTTGATCATTGCTCCACATATGCTTCGTTTGTTCAATGTAGTGCTCTTGCCAGTCAAGAGTTGATTTGCCATCTTCTTTTGGAAGGCGCTTTAGAAACTTCCGAAACATAAAGAATCCACCAATTGCAATTAGTGAAATTAAGATCACTGTCCATCCAACGATAAACCATTGAAACCATCCTGCCAACGCGCTCACCTCATGGCATCATAATATAAACTGTATGAATACGGTCACATTATACGCCGAAAGCGCTTTTTAATCAAGAGGGTAGGGGGTTACGTTTCAATCGTAGAGGATGATGAAGGTGTGAAGTTGACTACTTCGACGACGATAGGGGTGTTTAATAATAGGGATGTAGCGGCAGGAACGTCGAATGCTAACTCTCCGACACCTGTAGCTCCTGGTGTATAAGTTGAGAGGTCCTGCATTTGTAAGACACCATTTACATATACGTTAAAGTAGCTATTGTCTGTATTTAGTGTAGGTAAAGTTGTTACCGTAGCTCCTGTATCATCAAAGAAATCTGCCGCATCAATTGTTAGGGTGGTTGCGCCAGTAATTAAGCTAGTTGTGTTATAGAAAAAACGTTGGGTATCAGGAGTAGTCGCAACAGTAGTCGTCACGTTAGCTACAATTTTCATGATTTGTAAGGCCATTCGTTCACCTCCTGTCATTTTATAATATGCTCATAACAAAATGATGTAAGGGGACAATCAATTGGTTTTATTCGTTAATAAAAAAATGTGCGTTGTGTAAAGAGAGGAGTGGTTCTAGTGATAAATAAGAGGAGAAGCGATCGCTACAACAATCCTAAAATTATGCTACCCACTATAAATTCGAAAACATTCAGATTGAAGCTTCCGGCGAAGGTGAGAGTTTACGAATACTTTGCTATTGCAAATGGATATCAAAAAACCTTTACAGACAAAGACGCCGTAAAAGGGTATAAAAATCATAGAATTTTATCGTATAAAGATGTTTCCTTCATGAATTTATTTATCAATGCGGTGCTGCAACCTGAAATGAATTATAAAGTAGATGAGGGGATTTTAATACTTTTGACAGAAGATGCGCCAATTGAAGGAGCGACCATTATCTTGCAAATGATCAAAGTATAAAAAATGGCGGGACTGTGTGGGAATCGAACCCACCGAAGACGGCACGCGCCTCCCAGGCGGTTTTGAAGACCGTGGCACTCACCAGACGTACAACCAGCCCCATATAATTAGTATTACGCTAATATAGTAACGGAAAAAAATGATTTATTCAACACATGTGCTCAATAAGATTATTCTAAGAAAACTTTAAGTAAAACACTCAGTAAAGTTTTACTTAAAGGTGTTTGTGCAGATTTCCATCAAAAGTATTTGTCGAAATAGGTCTAAATAATCTCGAAAGTATAGATTAATAGTGCGAAATCAGATGAATCGACAAAAAACGTATCTTTTTCCGTTATTCGTGATTTCGACAAATTGTTCAAATGAAACAGTTTTCTATAACGAACTATAACAGATGCTTGGATGGTACAGTAGTGAAAAGTCGGTGTAACAGTTTTGTCTGTGGATAGCTGTGCATAACTTTTTAGCTATACATAGGTGAATATATATACATAAGTGAATGGAGAATGAAGTGGTGATTTTAAGAAAGCAATGGTTTAAATTTGCATCCTGTTACAACATTTATTAAGGTTAATAAATGATGACAGTTGATTGGCAGGTGTGAAAGTGAACTATTATACAATTGGTCTAGCTGGACACATTGATCATGGAAAAACAACGTTGACAGGAGCGTTAACAGGGATCGATACAGATCGTTTAAAAGAGGAAAAAGAACGAAACATTTCAATAGAACCAGGTTTTGCTCCATTTCATTTATCTGATGATATGAACGTATCAATTATCGATGTTCCGGGGCATGAACGGTTCATTCGTCAAATGATCGCGGGAGTTGCAGGGATAGATCTTGTTGTTCCAGTTGTAGCTGCGGATGAAGGGGTTATGCCTCAGACGAGAGAGCATTTGGAGATTTTATCGTTGCTGGGGATTGAACGATCGATTATTGCGATTACTAAAGCAGACATGGTAGACGATGAGATGCTTCATCTTGTTAAGGAGGATATCCTTGAATACATAAAGGGAACCGGATTTGAAGGATCACCACTTCATTTCGTCGATGGCAAGAGTGGGCGAGGTATTGAGGAGTTGAAAGAGAGTATTCGTACCTGTTTAAAGGATGTTCCTTCGAGAAATAAAGCAGGAGCGCTAAGGTTACCGATTGATCAGATTTTCACGCTACAAGGTCACGGGACAATTGCGAGAGGCACGATCTTTGATGGGGAAATTCAAGAAGGAGAACTCGTTACACTGTTGCCAGACCGTGTAACTGCTAGAGTAAGACAAGTCCAGACACACAGTCAGAAAGTGGACAGGGCTTTTGCTGGCCAGAGGGTAGCAGTTAATCTAACAGGACCTAATAAGCAAGAATTGACGAGAGGACAGGTGATTGTTAATTCTAATCACTATGCCGTTTCAACTACTATCGACCTTTCATTCACCAAAGCACTCACGATGTCCTATGACTTGAAACAGCGATCAGAAGTAACGGTTCATATCGGAACCGCTGAAGTACGTGGAACGATTGTGTATTTTGATCGGAACATTCTTGAGCCTGGAGACCGAGAAGATCTATTTTGTCAGCTTCGGTTACATGATCCCGTGACAGCAAAGAAAGGAGACCGCGTCATCCTTAGACGCCCTTCCCCGGTTGAGACGATTGGTGGAGGAAGCATCTTAAATGTAGCGGGAGAAAAATACAAATTTGGCTCAGAGACAATTGCGAAGTTTGAGCAGATGGTGAAAGGAACGCCAGTCGAACAGCTTGTTCAGATTCTTGAACAAGAGCACCTATTATCAAAGGAACAAGTGATGCAACAAATTGGTTTAAATGAAAAATCCTTTCAACAGCTTATTGATGATCCGGAAATTGTAGGTGTCGACAATGGCGTTACATCTAAAGACGTTTTAACACGGATCGTTGAAGCCATTCACAACTTTGTACAGGGCTATCATGATCACTTTCCGATGCGGAAAGGACCACGCAAAGCGGAGGTCGTTCAAAATTTGAAAAAAACTTATCCTAAAAAAGTAATTGAAGTCGCCCTTCAAACAGAGCTGAAAGAAGATATGGTACAAACAGGGCCATTTCTATCAATGACTGGTTTTGAACCTATGATGCCTGATGCCTGGAAAACACGTATGACCCAGGTGTTAAAGAAGTTACTTGAACAGGGTGTGAATGTTTCACCGATCGATCGCTTGATCGAGGGTCAACAAATCCCAGATTCCCATCACGCTGAATTGAAGAATTTCTTATTAGAAGAGGAAATCGCGGTGAAATTAACAGATGACTTATATGTTCACAAAGAAAATTGGAGTCGCATTGTGCGAGATTTAAAGGAAGGCACTGATAAATCCTTCACTCTACAACAGGCTAAAGACATTCTGAATGTTAGCCGTAAATATCTAGTGCCGATTCTTGAGCGGCTTGATGAAGAGAGCTACACAATAAGAAAAGACCAGGAAAGATATTGGAGATTAGAGAAATAGATCGATGCTGAGGAGTGGAAAAAATGAAAAAATTTATGATGTTTACACTGGTGCTTATGCTAGGAATACTTGCCGCATGTAGCTCAAATAATAGCGAAAATGCTTCAGAAGAAAAAAACAGTGAGTCAGAAGATAAGGCCTTTACAATTGGGGTTATTCCTGTTCAAACAGAAGGTGAGATTGAAGAAGCGATGACGAAACTTCAAGGTGAACTTTCCGAGAAGTTAGATCAAGAAG
The sequence above is drawn from the Pseudalkalibacillus hwajinpoensis genome and encodes:
- a CDS encoding DUF4183 domain-containing protein, with the translated sequence MALQIMKIVANVTTTVATTPDTQRFFYNTTSLITGATTLTIDAADFFDDTGATVTTLPTLNTDNSYFNVYVNGVLQMQDLSTYTPGATGVGELAFDVPAATSLLLNTPIVVEVVNFTPSSSSTIET
- the selB gene encoding selenocysteine-specific translation elongation factor, with the protein product MNYYTIGLAGHIDHGKTTLTGALTGIDTDRLKEEKERNISIEPGFAPFHLSDDMNVSIIDVPGHERFIRQMIAGVAGIDLVVPVVAADEGVMPQTREHLEILSLLGIERSIIAITKADMVDDEMLHLVKEDILEYIKGTGFEGSPLHFVDGKSGRGIEELKESIRTCLKDVPSRNKAGALRLPIDQIFTLQGHGTIARGTIFDGEIQEGELVTLLPDRVTARVRQVQTHSQKVDRAFAGQRVAVNLTGPNKQELTRGQVIVNSNHYAVSTTIDLSFTKALTMSYDLKQRSEVTVHIGTAEVRGTIVYFDRNILEPGDREDLFCQLRLHDPVTAKKGDRVILRRPSPVETIGGGSILNVAGEKYKFGSETIAKFEQMVKGTPVEQLVQILEQEHLLSKEQVMQQIGLNEKSFQQLIDDPEIVGVDNGVTSKDVLTRIVEAIHNFVQGYHDHFPMRKGPRKAEVVQNLKKTYPKKVIEVALQTELKEDMVQTGPFLSMTGFEPMMPDAWKTRMTQVLKKLLEQGVNVSPIDRLIEGQQIPDSHHAELKNFLLEEEIAVKLTDDLYVHKENWSRIVRDLKEGTDKSFTLQQAKDILNVSRKYLVPILERLDEESYTIRKDQERYWRLEK
- a CDS encoding CcdC family protein; translated protein: MLILSTVVGAMMALAMVVIRLKASKKPATIRKIILPPFFMATGFLMFVVPDARVPWYEAIEALSVGAAFSLLLIRTSKFEIKDDQIYLTRSKAFAFILIGLLLVRIVFKLIIGESIPVLQTSSLFFVLAFGMIVPWRISMYYQFKKTERSRGHSGRLHQTLL
- a CDS encoding DUF4183 domain-containing protein; the protein is MINKRRSDRYNNPKIMLPTINSKTFRLKLPAKVRVYEYFAIANGYQKTFTDKDAVKGYKNHRILSYKDVSFMNLFINAVLQPEMNYKVDEGILILLTEDAPIEGATIILQMIKV
- a CDS encoding DUF2621 domain-containing protein, with the protein product MAGWFQWFIVGWTVILISLIAIGGFFMFRKFLKRLPKEDGKSTLDWQEHYIEQTKHMWSNDQKKLLDELVAPVPELFRDIAKYKIAGTIGELALKEKAKDMSQDLIIRGYIIATPKRDHKWLVKKLNEKRIDMSPYHHLLQ
- a CDS encoding Na(+)/H(+) antiporter subunit B — translated: MKGTNDLILKTTTTIIVFIILGFSIYLFFAGHNAPGGGFIGGLMTAGALVLLYISYGFKTMNKVIRIDFKNFIPIGLLIAVLTGVGSFLFGQPFLSQTDAYFELPILGHSHLATAMLFDLGVYFTVVGVTMTIILSIAADEGEEELSKVNG